The DNA sequence TGGTTAAATCGTACAGGTAATCGAAAAATTCATAACATAACAAAAAAAGACCGGTCGAAGTGTTCTCCTTGGAAAAGCAACACTTAAGACCAATCTCAGGAAACATTAATTTCCTAAAAAATCATGCAAATAGTATAACAATAAGCGTCCATAAGGACAATACTATACGGTATTTATCCGGAACTTTTCATAAGCATGAAATGGTCTAAATAAAAGAAACACAAGACAGAGAACTATTAATCTATAACTCTGAGACAGGAGAACTCCTGGCCAAACATCAGGTTCCGGATGGTAAAGGACAATTAATTAAAGACAGAAAGCATACAAGAGATCGCTCAAAAGGAATCGATGCATTTATTGATACTGTGGCAAACCGATTCGAAGAAACAGAAACGGCCTACGATTACTTGGATAAATTTCGTGAGAAGTGTCCACGGTATATTCGTGATCAGTTACAAATGAAACTAAAAGAAACAAAACAAAATAACGAGCTGCTTCTAACAGCAGCCCTCTCGAAATGTATCAAGAGAAACTTATATAGTGCAACAGATTTCAGCGATATCATTTTATACCTCAAGCGACAACGACAGGTTCATGATACAACAAACGACAAAGCTGAGACTGTTTCACCATTAAATAGCATATCCGGTTGGATAATAGAAACCGAAGCACAAATAGAAATGTAGATGCCTATATGGTCTTACTGGAAGAAGGTGACCAAAGTTTAATCAGCTTCAGGAGGTCCAAGATAAATTAAGGTCCCTTCGGTTAGCTGAAAACAGCTTATCGATTGCCAGAGTTAATAAGAGAAGCTGAGAAAAGGGACTTATCCTTTACTCAGTTCCTATTAGATGTAGCAACCTATGAACAAAAATGCAGAGATGAAAAGCAGCTGGAAAGGCAATTTAAGTGGTTGACGATTACATAACCCTGACGGACCTGGTCAGCCCTCACCATTAACTTTATTTTTGAAAAACCAAACATCGACCCAACCCTTTGTGAAACACATCTGTGAAACAAGAAAATGCGGGGAGTGACAGGCACCTAAAACCTATCCTCACTTTCATACATTAACTTTCCTTTGATCATTTTTAGAGTTATCATCACATTATCTTTAAATGTTATTTTTGCTTTAAAGTCCTTTTCATCCTGCCAAAACAAGTTTGTGAATTTCTGATTACTAATATCCTCTATTACTTCTAGGAAAAATCTAATTAAATTTGATTTACCTGCATTGTTTGGACCAATTAATAAATTGATCGATCCTAAGTGATCAAATATAACCTCTTTGTATGATCTAAAACCCGCAATTTCAATTTGTTTTATGTGTTGAGTAGACACTCTGTTACTCCTTTTTATATTAGTTTACAGAAATATTTCTTCCTGTTATGCAAAATATGTATTAGGTGCATGTAAAAACATTTCCATTTCAGTAATCCTTCTATTAGCAAATCTATCATGAGCTAATTCACTAAAATAATCATTCCTTTAAATCTCTTAACCTCTCATAATAGCCACATCTGGAATCCCGAATGAGAAATATAAGGCATTAGTTGCCCCAGAACGAAGGGAAAATATTTATTTAGTGTCCTTCAAGGAGGAGCAAACCAATGAGCCAACCTTACAAATCACTTCCATGGTTTAGGTAAGGACTATGAACTTCCTGTGCATATTGAATCTAGCCAACATACAAACTGGCATAAAAGAAATGAAAGAATCAAACAAAAAACGTTGGGAGTATATGTGATTTTTGATGCATATAGCGGTAATTACCACCAGCCTTGTAGCAGTGAAATGTTTAACAAGCAGCGGTCTTGTTTATATATTGGTGAAGGTGATATTCGTACACGACTCAATTCCCACAATAACACTGGTAGATTCGGAAAATTAGCTAGGGAAATAGTTTATTATAGAGTTGAAGATCAACTTGAAAGAAAGCTATTAGAACGAATTTTAATTTATCACTATAAGCCTCTTTTTAATAAAGAAAAAGGATTATACGATAGACCTAATGAGAAGGTTGAAATAATAGGAACAATGAATACGATAAGAAGCTCTGTGCTTAGAAATATTGGAATACTAAAATCATTTCTACAATTACATTGCCCAAGTTTAACTGGGAAAGATGAAGAAGAAATTTTACAAGAGATGTTAAATGTATCTTCACTTAATATAGTAGCTGAGGATATACGTCGAAAAGCCGATACACTGGCAAGACTCAAAGACTTAAAAGAATTTTGGGATGAGGACATGCCACAGTACCGCAATAAAAGTATTGAGGATATACTATCCAAATTGCTTAAGGAGGCGCCACTCGACTATGTTGAAGACGATGTACAAGCTGCTTGGATGTCATATATGTCGAAGAGCTAATTACACATTTGATTACTCAGTTGGATAATATTAAAAACTTAATATATGAGAAGGTGACCATGCTGATAGATTTACTCTCTATTGAAGACTCATGCAGAACGCAAAAAGAAAGCGAAAAATTCACAAATGTAAATGACTGTTTAATATCTGAACTAATAAAATTGGTTCCCGAATCTAAAGAATTATTTAATGCTGTAATTTGTAAAGCACTGAAATGTAATAAAATACTTAAAATTAGGATAGCTAAGAAAGCCGATTCTTCTTTTGAAGCTTACACTAAATCATATAAAAATGAGATCACTATTTGTTTAACAAGTCCGATTGAGTTAGAAAAACTATCTTCAATTTTAGTACATGAATTAGGTGAGGCAGATTATGTAACAAGTCAATTCCCCTTCCTAGATGATCCAGAGATCCAAGAAATGTACAAAATTGTCGAAATATTTAGCCATCCTCATATTAGACAACTAGCCACCTATCACAAATTAGAGTCAATTGAGGGCCTTTATAGGGAACGTTTGACAGAATTTTTCTTACATAATGACTATATTAAAGAGTACTTAAAACCGTGGAAAATAATTCTAATGATTTGTTGGGCAATCCAGACGTTTCCTGTTATT is a window from the Bacillus infantis NRRL B-14911 genome containing:
- a CDS encoding AAA family ATPase, with the translated sequence MSTQHIKQIEIAGFRSYKEVIFDHLGSINLLIGPNNAGKSNLIRFFLEVIEDISNQKFTNLFWQDEKDFKAKITFKDNVMITLKMIKGKLMYESEDRF
- a CDS encoding GIY-YIG nuclease family protein, coding for MIFDAYSGNYHQPCSSEMFNKQRSCLYIGEGDIRTRLNSHNNTGRFGKLAREIVYYRVEDQLERKLLERILIYHYKPLFNKEKGLYDRPNEKVEIIGTMNTIRSSVLRNIGILKSFLQLHCPSLTGKDEEEILQEMLNVSSLNIVAEDIRRKADTLARLKDLKEFWDEDMPQYRNKSIEDILSKLLKEAPLDYVEDDVQAAWMSYMSKS